The proteins below are encoded in one region of Peptococcaceae bacterium:
- a CDS encoding DNA polymerase produces MRHLSIDIETFSSVDIQKAGLYKYVQSPDFQILLFAYSFDYGPVQIVDLAQGEQLPQDLINALLNPLIIKHAYNASFEWYCLSKHLGIHQPESWLSQWRCTMLHGLYCGYPAGLDKIGKALGLPQDKKKMSIGSALIRTFCVPCTPTAKNGYRTRTLPHHEPEKWQLFKQYCCQDVITEMEVERRLSAFPVPEQEQKLWELDQVINVFGVAVDQELIDGALYCDEIVTKELTDEAVRISGLQNPKSVKQLTEWLNQEMDEEINDLRKSTVKELIKNADNDAARRMLEIRQELSKTSIKKYAAMKEAVCSDGRIRGLMQFYGANRTGRWAGRIVQPQNLPQNHLEALTFARDTVKVKRIDLLKVIFGNVPDTLSQLIRTAFIPSPGHVLLVADFSAIEARIVAWLAGEQWVLDVFNTHGKIYEAAASQMFGVPIELIVKGNPEYELRQKGKVATLALGYQGSTGALINMGALNMGLTEAELPEIVHRWRGANKRIVDLWYSLENAALKVMHTGQPVGVKSLIFAREGDYNNQQDFLTITLPSGRKLFYVKPFLMINDRNREALHYYGLNQKTGKWEAISTYGGKLAENVTQAIARDCLAESLKRLANAGYKIAMHVHDEVVLDVPEDQADVEKICQLMGQPIPWAPGLPLKTDGFKTFYYRKD; encoded by the coding sequence ATGAGACACCTCAGCATCGACATTGAAACTTTCAGTAGTGTAGATATCCAGAAAGCGGGACTGTATAAATATGTACAGTCCCCAGATTTCCAAATACTCTTATTTGCTTATTCTTTTGACTACGGGCCGGTGCAGATCGTCGACCTGGCCCAGGGCGAACAACTCCCTCAGGACCTCATTAACGCTCTGTTAAATCCTCTCATAATCAAACACGCTTACAACGCCTCTTTTGAGTGGTATTGCCTGTCCAAACATCTTGGTATCCATCAGCCGGAGTCCTGGCTGTCACAATGGCGCTGCACGATGCTTCATGGTCTGTACTGCGGGTACCCGGCCGGATTGGACAAAATAGGAAAAGCCCTGGGGCTCCCGCAAGACAAAAAGAAAATGAGTATAGGCTCAGCCCTTATAAGAACATTCTGCGTACCCTGCACCCCGACTGCCAAAAACGGCTATCGAACCAGAACGCTACCACATCATGAACCAGAGAAATGGCAACTTTTCAAACAATATTGCTGCCAGGATGTCATTACGGAAATGGAAGTTGAGCGACGACTTTCGGCCTTCCCGGTGCCAGAGCAGGAGCAGAAACTTTGGGAGCTGGATCAGGTGATCAATGTTTTCGGGGTAGCTGTTGACCAGGAGCTTATTGATGGAGCCCTTTACTGTGACGAAATAGTCACTAAAGAGTTGACGGACGAGGCTGTCCGAATCTCCGGCTTACAAAACCCAAAAAGCGTTAAGCAGTTGACCGAATGGCTCAACCAAGAAATGGATGAGGAAATCAACGACCTCCGAAAGAGCACCGTGAAGGAACTCATCAAAAACGCGGACAATGACGCGGCCAGGCGTATGTTGGAAATCCGCCAGGAACTCTCCAAGACATCAATCAAAAAGTATGCGGCCATGAAGGAAGCTGTTTGTTCTGACGGACGGATTAGAGGTCTAATGCAATTTTACGGTGCCAACCGAACCGGCAGATGGGCAGGGAGAATTGTGCAGCCTCAAAATTTGCCGCAAAACCACCTGGAAGCTCTCACGTTTGCCCGGGATACGGTCAAGGTCAAGAGGATAGACCTTCTTAAGGTAATCTTCGGTAACGTCCCTGATACGCTTTCCCAGCTAATTCGGACAGCCTTCATCCCTTCCCCGGGGCATGTGCTTCTCGTAGCGGATTTCTCGGCCATCGAAGCCCGAATAGTAGCTTGGCTGGCCGGGGAACAGTGGGTGCTTGACGTATTCAACACCCACGGCAAAATTTACGAAGCTGCGGCGTCTCAGATGTTCGGGGTTCCAATAGAACTCATAGTCAAAGGCAATCCGGAGTACGAACTTCGGCAAAAGGGCAAAGTAGCAACTTTAGCTTTGGGTTATCAAGGCAGTACTGGCGCCTTAATAAATATGGGTGCTCTCAATATGGGCCTGACTGAGGCGGAGCTGCCCGAGATAGTTCACCGCTGGAGAGGTGCAAACAAAAGAATCGTTGACTTGTGGTATAGCCTGGAGAACGCTGCGTTGAAGGTTATGCACACAGGGCAGCCGGTAGGGGTTAAGAGTCTGATATTTGCCCGTGAAGGCGACTATAACAACCAGCAGGATTTCCTTACCATTACCCTGCCGAGTGGTCGAAAGCTGTTTTACGTTAAGCCTTTTCTTATGATAAACGACCGGAACCGGGAAGCGCTCCACTACTACGGATTGAACCAGAAAACCGGGAAGTGGGAAGCCATTTCAACATATGGCGGAAAGCTGGCGGAGAACGTGACTCAGGCTATCGCCCGGGACTGCCTGGCCGAAAGTTTAAAACGGCTAGCCAACGCTGGATATAAGATTGCGATGCACGTCCATGATGAGGTTGTCCTCGACGTTCCAGAAGACCAGGCGGACGTGGAGAAGATATGTCAGTTGATGGGGCAGCCGATACCCTGGGCGCCAGGATTACCTCTGAAGACTGACGGATTTAAAACTTTTTACTATAGAAAAGATTGA
- a CDS encoding DUF2815 family protein — MSNQQPNPTNVTTGQVRLSYVHLFKPYANQPGQEPKYSVTILLPKSDIATKQRIDAAIQSAIQQGINSKWNGVRPPHIKTPIWDGDGVRQNGEPFGPECKGHWVFTASSKQQPAVVDTSIQPILNQSEVYSGIYARVNINFFPFNTNGNRGIGCGLGPVQKLADGEPLGGQITAEAAFGDSPPLQPQPPQPQQVYQQPAAPQYASSAYQQPVYQQPRPIQAPVYPQGYPQAAPSQIDPITGKPITGGIMGL, encoded by the coding sequence GTGAGTAATCAACAACCTAATCCGACAAATGTGACAACCGGACAAGTGAGATTGAGCTATGTACATTTGTTTAAACCCTACGCAAATCAACCCGGTCAGGAGCCTAAATACAGCGTAACCATCCTGCTACCTAAATCCGACATAGCGACAAAGCAACGTATTGATGCTGCTATACAATCCGCTATCCAGCAAGGCATCAATTCTAAATGGAATGGTGTTCGTCCTCCTCATATCAAAACGCCTATTTGGGATGGCGATGGTGTGCGTCAAAATGGTGAACCTTTTGGTCCTGAGTGTAAAGGGCATTGGGTATTTACGGCATCATCCAAGCAGCAGCCGGCTGTTGTAGACACAAGTATTCAGCCAATTCTTAATCAATCGGAAGTGTATTCCGGAATCTATGCCCGGGTAAATATCAACTTTTTCCCATTTAATACAAATGGCAATCGGGGTATAGGCTGCGGACTGGGCCCAGTTCAAAAGCTGGCAGACGGTGAGCCCCTTGGCGGTCAAATAACAGCAGAAGCGGCTTTTGGCGATAGTCCTCCCTTGCAGCCGCAGCCTCCTCAACCACAGCAGGTTTACCAGCAGCCTGCAGCTCCGCAGTATGCATCCTCCGCATATCAGCAACCGGTATATCAGCAGCCCCGCCCGATTCAAGCACCTGTATATCCTCAGGGCTACCCTCAGGCTGCTCCGTCGCAGATTGACCCAATCACCGGTAAGCCGATTACTGGCGGGATAATGGGCTTATGA
- a CDS encoding DUF2800 domain-containing protein: MSSPEQHALLSASSSHKWLICTPSARLEETLPETKSEYADEGKLAHAIAELKAKKHFTEPMGPKTFAKRLKVLQENPLYQEEMLKHTDTYLDYLSKIVHSFSAPPYIAIEKRLDYSAYAPEGFGTGDCIIIGGNVMHVIDFKYGKGVPVSAERNPQMMLYALGAYMAYCILYPIETIKMAIVQPRRENELSEYEMPIGDLLAWGESIKPIAQKAFAGEGDYVPGEHCRFCRAKLQCRARAEKYLTLEEYHKMKPPLISNEEVGQILKRAQDLAKWAEELEKYALAECLKGNEIPGWKAVEGRTSRIYVDQDAAFAALIAAGINEAILYKREPLSVAQVEKVLGKVEYRKLLEEPGLVKTEPGKPTLAPASDKREAIILQVDPQEVFKNETDN; the protein is encoded by the coding sequence ATGAGCAGCCCCGAACAACACGCCCTGCTATCCGCTAGCAGCTCTCATAAATGGCTAATATGTACTCCATCAGCCAGGCTCGAAGAGACGCTTCCCGAAACGAAAAGCGAATACGCAGACGAGGGAAAACTGGCGCACGCGATAGCAGAATTGAAAGCTAAAAAGCACTTCACTGAACCGATGGGCCCGAAAACGTTTGCTAAAAGACTTAAAGTACTGCAAGAAAACCCGCTGTACCAGGAAGAAATGCTAAAGCATACCGATACATACCTGGATTACCTGTCAAAAATCGTACACAGCTTTAGCGCACCACCCTATATTGCGATTGAGAAAAGATTGGATTACAGCGCGTATGCTCCGGAAGGATTCGGCACCGGCGACTGTATCATAATTGGCGGAAACGTGATGCACGTAATCGATTTTAAATACGGTAAAGGAGTCCCGGTAAGCGCTGAACGTAATCCGCAAATGATGCTGTACGCCCTGGGCGCATACATGGCTTACTGCATTCTCTATCCAATTGAAACTATAAAAATGGCCATCGTGCAACCGCGACGTGAAAATGAGCTATCCGAATACGAAATGCCTATTGGCGACTTGCTGGCATGGGGTGAAAGTATCAAACCAATAGCCCAAAAAGCTTTTGCTGGTGAAGGGGATTATGTACCAGGAGAGCATTGCCGGTTTTGCCGCGCAAAATTACAATGCCGTGCCCGGGCTGAAAAATATTTGACTTTAGAAGAATACCACAAAATGAAACCGCCGCTTATCTCTAACGAAGAAGTGGGACAAATACTTAAAAGAGCCCAGGACCTTGCTAAATGGGCCGAAGAATTGGAAAAGTATGCTTTGGCTGAATGTTTGAAAGGCAATGAGATACCTGGTTGGAAAGCAGTTGAAGGACGTACTTCCCGAATATACGTTGATCAGGATGCGGCATTTGCAGCCTTGATAGCCGCAGGAATTAATGAAGCGATATTGTACAAACGTGAGCCGTTAAGCGTCGCACAGGTTGAAAAGGTACTCGGAAAAGTGGAATATCGAAAACTACTCGAAGAACCCGGACTCGTCAAAACGGAACCCGGCAAACCGACACTCGCACCCGCAAGCGACAAGCGCGAAGCGATTATCCTGCAAGTAGATCCACAGGAAGTATTTAAAAACGAGACCGACAATTAG
- a CDS encoding HNH endonuclease, protein MNRKYTAEHIAWLAANISGCPFQELAEKFNKQFGFSISRSAMVSLADRHGLHNGRDTKILPDGSLLGLKTRFQKGLVPWNKGKKGVGGWPPTQFKKGHMPANYRPVGSERVNVDGYVEIKIADPNKWRLKHQIIWEQVHGPIPRGHAIIFGDGNKLNLSPDNLILVSRKQLVRMNQKKLIQNDVELTKTGVVIADILNKIGERKKQKGDK, encoded by the coding sequence ATGAATCGTAAGTATACTGCAGAACATATTGCATGGTTAGCCGCCAATATCTCTGGATGTCCGTTCCAAGAGCTGGCTGAAAAATTTAATAAACAATTTGGATTCTCAATAAGTAGGTCTGCAATGGTTTCTCTTGCAGATAGACACGGTTTGCATAATGGAAGAGATACAAAAATATTGCCGGATGGGTCTCTTCTCGGTTTAAAAACACGGTTTCAAAAAGGTCTTGTGCCCTGGAACAAAGGCAAAAAGGGCGTTGGCGGATGGCCGCCCACCCAGTTCAAAAAAGGGCATATGCCGGCTAATTATCGGCCAGTGGGATCTGAACGGGTCAACGTTGACGGATATGTCGAAATAAAAATTGCTGATCCAAACAAATGGCGATTAAAACACCAAATTATATGGGAACAGGTACACGGCCCCATTCCTAGAGGACACGCAATAATATTTGGGGATGGCAATAAACTCAATCTTAGTCCGGATAATCTCATCCTCGTATCACGGAAGCAGCTTGTCCGGATGAACCAAAAAAAGTTAATTCAAAACGACGTTGAGCTAACCAAAACAGGCGTGGTTATTGCAGACATTTTAAATAAAATAGGTGAACGAAAGAAACAGAAGGGAGATAAGTAA
- a CDS encoding 3D domain-containing protein: MKQIFFVFLVLLVIAMLLIMATCIFYLTNIINDTRMDIQDMKRQLDESKAFREEIRQFLDRLGIDEFKTTAYSPHDDRNGLNSWRPKLASRSYSPRTRTGTIPRPGTAAVDPKVIPLGTKLWVEGYGFARAEDTGELVKGKHIDLYVPNFDEAVKYGKQRKKVMWLEGNDD, translated from the coding sequence ATGAAGCAAATATTCTTTGTTTTCTTGGTTCTTCTGGTAATAGCGATGCTTTTAATCATGGCTACGTGTATATTTTACCTCACCAATATCATAAATGATACCCGAATGGACATACAGGATATGAAAAGACAACTAGACGAATCCAAGGCATTTAGAGAAGAAATCCGACAGTTCCTTGACCGACTGGGAATAGATGAATTTAAAACAACAGCCTATTCCCCGCACGATGACCGGAACGGTTTGAACTCTTGGAGGCCAAAACTGGCTTCCAGGAGTTACTCTCCCCGGACACGGACAGGCACCATCCCCAGGCCAGGAACGGCAGCCGTGGATCCGAAGGTGATACCCCTCGGGACAAAACTCTGGGTGGAGGGATACGGATTTGCCCGGGCGGAGGATACTGGGGAATTGGTAAAAGGGAAGCATATTGATTTGTATGTACCGAATTTTGATGAGGCTGTGAAATACGGGAAGCAACGAAAAAAAGTTATGTGGCTGGAGGGTAACGATGATTAA
- a CDS encoding helix-turn-helix domain-containing protein, whose amino-acid sequence MSTIERRMISLKKAREKLDMGDTCIRKLIATDPTFPAYFICGRWKVDAQQLDAWIEAKKNKPQPAIVIEAPRRRGRPKNQLYKKPAVVYEVITPGWVPDIGRA is encoded by the coding sequence GTGTCCACCATCGAACGCCGGATGATATCTCTCAAAAAAGCTCGTGAGAAGCTTGATATGGGCGATACCTGCATCAGGAAGCTAATAGCAACCGATCCCACATTTCCTGCATACTTCATCTGCGGGAGATGGAAGGTAGACGCTCAACAACTGGATGCCTGGATAGAGGCAAAGAAAAACAAACCTCAGCCAGCAATAGTTATAGAAGCCCCCAGACGGAGGGGAAGACCTAAAAACCAGTTATATAAAAAACCGGCCGTAGTTTATGAGGTTATTACTCCGGGATGGGTCCCAGACATTGGCCGGGCATGA
- a CDS encoding helix-turn-helix transcriptional regulator — MDLKRERKKKGLTQQQLASLINKDRTLISKIESGDSSPSVEVAKKIAAVLGFDWTLFFPDEGKATSKKAV; from the coding sequence ATGGATTTAAAACGTGAAAGGAAGAAGAAGGGTCTCACACAACAACAATTAGCAAGTCTAATCAACAAGGATAGAACCTTAATATCTAAAATAGAAAGTGGAGATTCTTCTCCCTCCGTAGAGGTAGCTAAAAAAATAGCTGCTGTGCTTGGTTTTGACTGGACGCTGTTTTTCCCGGACGAAGGCAAAGCGACGAGTAAGAAAGCGGTGTAA
- a CDS encoding helix-turn-helix domain-containing protein yields MKLSEKLKELRTSKKLNQSDVADILKIDRSTYGKYETGDSSPDYEKLIKLADLFDCSVDYLLGRTDIKTPIETIAAHHDGDDWTEEELEDIEKFKEFVRSKRDKRKLF; encoded by the coding sequence GTGAAATTAAGTGAAAAATTGAAGGAACTTCGGACATCAAAGAAACTAAACCAAAGCGATGTTGCCGATATATTAAAAATTGATAGAAGCACTTACGGAAAATATGAAACCGGTGATAGCTCGCCAGATTATGAGAAACTGATTAAACTAGCCGATCTCTTTGACTGCTCTGTTGATTACCTCCTGGGCCGCACAGACATAAAAACCCCTATCGAAACCATCGCCGCCCACCATGACGGAGATGACTGGACAGAGGAAGAACTGGAGGATATTGAAAAGTTTAAGGAGTTTGTCCGGTCTAAAAGAGATAAGAGGAAATTATTTTAA
- a CDS encoding ImmA/IrrE family metallo-endopeptidase: protein MYETLLEEAAKEQIEIAYLPLKDRLKGLYGDNVIAINSNINTTAEKACILAEELGHYHTTVGDILDQTKLNNKKQEKRAHVWAYKRLVPLDKLISAYEARVMNRFELAEYLGVTEDFLNKAIDYYKEKYGLYYRIRDYFICFEPLMIIEAFNDKKFLP, encoded by the coding sequence ATGTACGAAACGCTCCTTGAAGAAGCTGCCAAAGAGCAGATCGAAATCGCATATCTCCCGTTAAAAGACAGGCTGAAAGGCTTATACGGTGATAACGTCATTGCCATTAACAGCAACATAAACACTACTGCCGAAAAGGCCTGCATCCTGGCCGAAGAGCTTGGCCACTATCACACAACGGTTGGTGATATCCTGGATCAAACCAAGCTTAATAATAAGAAACAAGAAAAGCGTGCCCATGTGTGGGCATACAAAAGACTTGTGCCGCTGGATAAATTAATATCAGCGTATGAAGCAAGAGTTATGAACAGATTTGAATTGGCTGAATACCTAGGCGTAACTGAAGATTTTTTAAATAAAGCGATTGACTACTATAAAGAAAAATACGGCCTCTACTACCGTATCAGAGATTACTTTATTTGCTTTGAACCATTAATGATTATCGAAGCGTTTAATGACAAAAAATTTTTACCCTAA
- a CDS encoding site-specific integrase: MQKYTTRIDKIAEKHYRIVINLGRDKNGKYPKKRRDVHGTRPEAEEVLRQMLDELENPPKRFSEQLTGEFLLLWVNTIAKPDLEQNTYESYKWEIERHINPCIGHIPLCELTPMHIQTFYSYLAEAGKLRGKGGLSNRSVIYKGAILNQALAKAVDLELIEKNPCDSVKPPRDKKKKQKKDEMIVLTKEELKTFLADTRDHPDWALIHTAAYTGMRQSELLGLRREDILWKQKKIRVKMTLHRLQNGEYEHRSRTKNTTSTRLIPVTRRVLAVLRWHLWKQSKSIKSTPKNQKFNSLVFLDQEGIPLDRRNLSHRFSNLAAKMGYPGMRFHDLRHTHATILLAAGEMINAVSERLGHADVQTTLNTYGHVLPKKADDTAEKFDKLLQ; the protein is encoded by the coding sequence ATGCAAAAGTATACAACCAGAATAGATAAAATAGCGGAAAAACACTACCGTATTGTCATTAATTTGGGCCGGGATAAGAACGGTAAGTATCCCAAAAAACGCCGTGATGTTCACGGTACACGCCCGGAGGCCGAAGAGGTCCTCCGGCAAATGCTAGATGAACTGGAAAACCCGCCTAAGAGGTTTTCCGAACAATTAACCGGCGAGTTTCTCCTTCTATGGGTGAATACCATCGCAAAGCCCGATTTGGAGCAAAACACTTATGAAAGCTATAAATGGGAAATCGAAAGGCATATTAATCCTTGTATAGGACATATTCCCCTTTGTGAGCTTACACCTATGCACATCCAAACATTTTACAGCTATTTGGCAGAAGCCGGCAAGCTTCGTGGCAAGGGCGGGTTATCCAACCGGTCTGTGATCTATAAAGGGGCTATACTAAACCAGGCTCTTGCCAAGGCCGTCGATCTTGAGCTAATAGAAAAAAATCCCTGTGACAGCGTAAAGCCGCCCAGAGATAAAAAGAAAAAGCAAAAAAAGGATGAAATGATTGTCTTAACAAAAGAGGAGCTAAAAACTTTTCTGGCCGATACAAGAGACCATCCAGATTGGGCGCTCATACACACGGCAGCTTATACCGGCATGAGGCAATCAGAGCTTTTAGGTTTACGCCGCGAGGATATTCTATGGAAACAAAAGAAAATTCGTGTCAAGATGACTCTGCACCGGCTTCAAAATGGAGAATACGAACACCGGTCACGAACAAAAAACACTACAAGCACAAGACTTATTCCGGTAACACGACGGGTTTTGGCAGTCCTCAGATGGCACTTATGGAAGCAGTCAAAATCAATTAAAAGCACACCGAAAAACCAAAAATTTAATTCCCTTGTTTTTCTCGACCAGGAAGGCATACCGCTTGACAGAAGAAACTTGTCTCATCGTTTTTCTAATCTTGCGGCTAAAATGGGCTATCCCGGGATGAGATTTCATGATTTACGTCATACCCACGCAACAATTCTTTTGGCTGCTGGTGAAATGATCAATGCCGTAAGTGAAAGGTTAGGCCATGCTGACGTTCAAACTACCCTCAATACCTATGGACATGTACTTCCCAAAAAGGCTGACGATACTGCGGAAAAATTTGATAAGCTACTCCAGTGA
- a CDS encoding rod shape-determining protein: MQGDIFVLDIGTRTVMALLARMEKENLVVSHLRYKEHKSRAMLDGQIHHVDQVSRAIEELVLEMKEISGQELKKVAVAAAGRSLITVKGKAKQKYPMSTVISREDLVSLELQAVQHAQLSLPITRFEQTPLSQQYYCVGYSIVEERLDGIKIGSLAGQRGQEAEVDVLATFLPRIVVDSLQAAVNLAGLELYSITLEPIAVANLILTPAMRRLNLVLVDIGAGTADIAVCGENSISAFGMVPMAGDEITEALSDKYLLDFNKAEEVKIQLNTKDEIITTDVLGIEQAISSLEAKAFLEPAVNNLAGALAREILALNGKPPQAVLLVGGGSLTPGLPASLARALEIPENRVVVQQVEKLSMVRNLPGEYSGPSFITVLGIAYTALTCSTMGFITVNVNGAPVTLLNLSQNNVAEAVIAGGYNLKDIYGRPGMALSCEINGRLYTIPGKPGKPGRVLLNEKIALFNDKVKNGDRIMFEPGTTGENGRGTFRDILKDAAGCCTVNEKSFELMPVIREGESVISIDDEIRDGCKVQVNMKWTIGEVLESMGLADKKQKIKINQKEVSLLDLAVIKKNGRPAKPGETVGPGDKILYKLPELKVADVLPHETGNKFVVYVNNKKVVLKNSQIRVNDEAAELQTPVKAGDRIQYDLSPHEFRPILIDVFKEIDFSPQPPPGKTRLVLLVNGEEKEYTYELQQEDKITITWK; the protein is encoded by the coding sequence GTGCAGGGCGACATTTTCGTGCTGGATATCGGGACGCGAACAGTTATGGCCCTTTTAGCCAGGATGGAAAAAGAAAACCTGGTTGTTTCACATCTTCGTTATAAAGAACACAAGTCAAGGGCTATGCTGGACGGGCAAATCCATCATGTCGACCAGGTCAGCAGGGCGATTGAAGAACTTGTTCTGGAAATGAAAGAAATATCCGGGCAGGAACTGAAAAAGGTGGCGGTTGCGGCTGCAGGTCGTTCCCTGATCACAGTTAAAGGGAAAGCTAAACAGAAGTATCCCATGAGCACGGTCATTTCCAGGGAAGACCTTGTTTCCCTCGAACTGCAGGCCGTCCAGCACGCGCAGCTTTCCCTTCCCATTACGCGCTTCGAGCAGACGCCTCTTTCCCAGCAGTATTATTGTGTGGGTTACAGCATCGTTGAAGAAAGACTAGACGGTATAAAAATCGGCTCGCTTGCAGGACAAAGAGGACAGGAAGCCGAGGTGGATGTACTGGCCACGTTTTTGCCCAGGATAGTGGTCGACTCCTTGCAGGCTGCCGTTAATCTTGCTGGCCTTGAGCTTTACAGCATTACTCTGGAGCCAATAGCTGTCGCCAACCTGATCTTGACCCCGGCGATGCGCCGTCTCAATCTTGTGCTGGTTGACATCGGTGCCGGAACAGCGGATATTGCGGTCTGCGGAGAAAACAGCATATCGGCTTTTGGCATGGTTCCAATGGCCGGAGATGAAATAACAGAAGCTTTGAGCGACAAATACCTGCTGGATTTTAACAAGGCGGAAGAGGTTAAAATTCAGCTTAACACTAAAGACGAGATTATAACCACCGATGTGTTGGGAATAGAGCAGGCTATTTCCAGCCTTGAAGCCAAAGCGTTTCTGGAACCTGCCGTCAACAACCTAGCTGGGGCACTAGCCAGGGAAATACTGGCCCTGAATGGCAAACCACCGCAGGCTGTGCTCCTTGTCGGCGGTGGAAGCCTGACGCCGGGACTTCCAGCCAGCCTTGCAAGGGCTTTAGAAATACCGGAAAATAGGGTAGTAGTCCAGCAGGTCGAGAAGCTGTCAATGGTCCGCAATCTTCCCGGCGAATACAGCGGCCCATCGTTCATTACCGTGTTGGGGATTGCCTATACTGCTTTAACTTGCTCCACCATGGGATTTATAACTGTAAATGTGAACGGCGCGCCGGTTACGCTTCTCAACCTTTCCCAGAATAATGTGGCCGAGGCAGTTATCGCTGGCGGCTATAACCTTAAGGATATATACGGCAGGCCGGGGATGGCCCTGAGCTGCGAAATAAACGGTCGTTTATACACAATTCCAGGCAAACCAGGCAAGCCAGGACGCGTACTTTTAAACGAAAAGATCGCCCTGTTTAACGACAAGGTAAAAAACGGGGACCGCATCATGTTTGAACCGGGAACAACCGGTGAAAACGGACGAGGTACGTTCCGTGATATTCTGAAAGATGCTGCCGGGTGCTGTACCGTCAATGAAAAAAGCTTTGAATTGATGCCGGTCATTCGTGAAGGCGAATCCGTTATCTCCATTGATGATGAGATCAGGGACGGCTGCAAAGTTCAAGTCAACATGAAATGGACAATTGGTGAAGTTCTTGAAAGCATGGGATTGGCGGATAAAAAACAAAAAATCAAAATCAACCAGAAGGAAGTAAGCCTCCTTGACCTGGCGGTGATAAAAAAGAACGGCCGGCCGGCAAAGCCAGGGGAGACGGTTGGCCCCGGAGACAAAATCCTCTATAAATTGCCTGAACTAAAAGTGGCGGATGTCCTGCCGCATGAAACAGGAAATAAATTTGTGGTATATGTCAATAATAAAAAAGTTGTCCTAAAAAACAGCCAGATCAGGGTAAATGACGAGGCGGCGGAACTGCAGACACCAGTGAAAGCGGGAGATAGAATACAATATGACTTGAGCCCGCATGAATTTAGGCCAATCCTGATTGATGTGTTCAAAGAGATAGATTTTTCACCCCAGCCGCCTCCAGGCAAAACAAGACTTGTTCTTTTGGTAAACGGCGAAGAAAAGGAATACACTTACGAGCTGCAGCAAGAGGATAAAATAACCATAACATGGAAATAG